Proteins co-encoded in one Desulfoplanes formicivorans genomic window:
- a CDS encoding class I adenylate cyclase, with protein sequence MHEISMQGCFLEDVEVSRFLFDACSFSRHRLQGGMIDQVALRTCSLERGAVDMCLVRRVCWDTCTLSSVRIIGTMVEDAWMSRAEWHGVELVACRLERTHFLGLLMRNARVDDTRLTSCWFEGLDSLEPVFYASWLDSLFWDVCFETGKHDALPESLDSKWVQDVLVAWRYEQVVRTTEQTMLHNNRRRMNLASEKFASGRDDFFRVLPCLLCSSNFEEYMGLQGIPRCTIDGFTPDYSQLCILDKLFPSISERSLPDEHTTIVRIAAVYTLGSLGTVAQNSNSDVDVWVCLADSQTDTVMRSRVDMKCEALSRWAREEYDLELHFFVMTLDAIRSNHFGMLSREGSGSAQALLLKEEFYRTALFLGGRPPAWWAIPCWTSRVQEGCVLCPERDARSCDLGEISAIPQEEFFGASLWQIVGSARNPYKALLKLGLLEKYAVQGASLHNMLSEAIKGNLLHGKQEVSQIDPYGLLYHELVLFYSRLGDREGCTLLKESFQSKIRMEEMDLSCGYPRRREEQSLLSLYGPSSRISRDKIAALGKRWSMAKTLERGEAMSSFMIRAYKRIQGKVSARGKDVAIRPEEMTMLGRTILSYFGREPGKVRRMFLMEKDTDYREIYLYGEKTSDGKHVYAAKARREHQPRILESLEVVRRDHNPFRLVAWLAVNKLFRPGVEVSGNPTLAPLSVSFLQGALQGVLETFPPEDVFRVKQEELLEEKRIKKVLCFLQKGPEADEGAVAGADILYSTSWGELYGVHLDHPAATIRTDPLEFFARNLPCPLDWEAKLYQYRTSTGRIMPLVST encoded by the coding sequence ATGCATGAAATCTCTATGCAGGGCTGCTTTCTGGAGGATGTGGAAGTTTCCCGGTTTTTGTTTGATGCGTGTTCTTTCTCCCGTCACCGGTTGCAGGGGGGCATGATCGATCAGGTTGCCTTGCGTACGTGCTCGTTGGAACGCGGCGCCGTGGACATGTGCCTTGTTAGACGGGTTTGCTGGGATACATGCACCCTGTCTTCCGTCAGGATCATCGGTACAATGGTGGAGGACGCGTGGATGAGCCGGGCAGAGTGGCATGGGGTGGAGCTTGTTGCCTGTAGGTTGGAGAGGACTCATTTTTTGGGATTGCTCATGCGCAATGCCAGGGTGGATGACACCCGGTTAACTTCCTGCTGGTTTGAAGGGCTGGATTCCCTGGAGCCGGTTTTCTATGCTTCTTGGCTGGATTCCCTTTTCTGGGATGTCTGTTTTGAGACCGGGAAGCATGATGCCTTGCCTGAGAGTCTTGATTCGAAATGGGTGCAGGATGTTCTTGTGGCCTGGCGTTACGAGCAGGTTGTACGGACAACCGAGCAAACCATGTTGCACAACAACAGGCGGCGTATGAACCTGGCCAGCGAAAAGTTTGCGTCTGGCCGGGATGATTTTTTTCGAGTGCTTCCCTGTTTGTTGTGTTCGTCAAACTTCGAAGAATACATGGGGCTGCAGGGGATACCCAGGTGCACCATTGATGGGTTTACGCCCGACTATTCTCAGTTATGTATATTGGACAAGCTTTTTCCGTCCATCAGCGAACGTTCGCTGCCTGACGAACACACTACCATTGTTCGTATTGCTGCTGTCTATACCCTGGGCAGTCTGGGCACGGTGGCCCAGAACAGCAACTCCGATGTAGACGTTTGGGTGTGTCTTGCTGATTCGCAAACGGATACGGTCATGCGTTCCCGGGTGGACATGAAATGTGAGGCGCTTTCTCGGTGGGCCAGGGAAGAGTATGACCTGGAGCTACATTTTTTTGTCATGACCCTGGATGCCATCAGGTCTAACCATTTCGGCATGTTGTCCAGGGAAGGCTCGGGATCGGCTCAGGCCTTGCTTCTCAAAGAGGAGTTTTACCGTACCGCCTTGTTTCTTGGGGGACGCCCTCCCGCATGGTGGGCGATTCCCTGTTGGACGAGCCGCGTCCAGGAAGGATGTGTGCTTTGTCCTGAAAGGGATGCGCGCAGTTGTGATCTTGGGGAGATCAGCGCCATTCCCCAGGAAGAGTTTTTCGGGGCTTCTCTGTGGCAAATCGTGGGTTCGGCGCGCAATCCCTATAAGGCCCTGCTCAAGCTGGGATTGCTCGAAAAATACGCTGTCCAAGGGGCGTCGTTGCACAACATGCTTTCGGAGGCCATCAAGGGCAATCTCCTGCACGGGAAGCAGGAGGTTTCCCAGATCGATCCCTATGGCCTGCTCTATCACGAGCTTGTACTATTTTACAGCCGATTGGGAGATCGTGAAGGGTGCACCCTGCTCAAGGAAAGTTTTCAGTCCAAGATCCGGATGGAGGAAATGGATCTTTCATGTGGTTACCCCCGTCGGCGTGAAGAGCAAAGCCTGCTTTCCCTGTATGGTCCGTCTTCCCGCATTTCCAGGGACAAGATCGCGGCCCTGGGTAAACGGTGGAGCATGGCCAAGACCCTTGAAAGGGGCGAGGCCATGAGCTCATTCATGATCAGGGCATACAAACGGATTCAAGGCAAAGTTTCAGCCAGGGGGAAGGATGTTGCCATCCGTCCCGAAGAGATGACCATGCTCGGGAGAACCATTTTGTCGTATTTTGGTCGGGAACCAGGCAAGGTGCGCCGGATGTTCTTGATGGAAAAGGATACGGACTACCGGGAAATCTATTTGTATGGCGAGAAAACGTCCGACGGGAAGCATGTGTACGCGGCCAAGGCCCGCAGAGAGCACCAACCTAGGATTCTGGAGAGTCTCGAAGTGGTTCGCAGGGATCACAACCCCTTTAGGCTGGTTGCCTGGCTTGCGGTCAACAAATTATTCAGGCCCGGTGTGGAGGTGAGCGGTAATCCGACCTTGGCCCCCCTGTCCGTATCTTTTTTGCAGGGGGCCCTGCAGGGGGTGTTGGAAACCTTCCCGCCCGAAGATGTGTTTCGTGTCAAGCAGGAAGAGCTGCTGGAAGAAAAGCGGATAAAAAAGGTGCTTTGTTTCCTGCAAAAGGGGCCCGAGGCAGACGAGGGTGCGGTGGCAGGTGCGGATATTCTCTATTCCACATCCTGGGGGGAGCTGTACGGTGTGCACCTGGACCATCCGGCCGCGACCATCCGGACCGATCCCTTGGAGTTTTTCGCGCGTAACCTGCCCTGCCCTCTGGACTGGGAAGCCAAGTTGTACCAGTATCGAACGTCAACAGGCAGAATCATGCCTTTGGTATCCACATAA
- a CDS encoding sigma-54-dependent transcriptional regulator has translation MNEEDMEYEENISGNILILDDEKNYLLVLQAILEDEGYAVTALDDPRLGMTFLDESEVDVLVTDMKMPGMSGEEVLDRVKRDYPHIPVLIMTAFGSIDNAVEAMKCGAFDYITKPFSNEDLLLSVNKAMKLARAEQKNRLLRQSITQQFGKHHILGQSKAIMEVLALMDRVAGSKSSVLVTGESGTGKELVARGIHASSDRRDNPFISVNCMSLNPGVLESELFGHEKGSFTGAVARKRGRFEQAHGGTLFLDEIGELSAELQVKLLRVLQERVIERVGGTTPIEVDFRLICATNRDLKAEVEQGRFREDLFYRLNVVHIHVPPLRERREDIPLLAAQFLLRYARENELPDKTLSTKALQALTAYEWPGNVRQLQNVIERSVVLSPHETIEPDDLPAEIRDEETQFKSAVDLLPSELDLARTMEKIEAALIRRALVQSRFIKVKAAELLGISKSLLQYKLKKYSISSRP, from the coding sequence ATGAATGAGGAAGACATGGAATACGAGGAAAACATCTCCGGAAACATTCTGATCCTGGACGATGAAAAGAATTATCTGCTTGTTCTTCAGGCCATTCTCGAGGATGAAGGGTATGCGGTAACCGCCCTAGATGATCCCCGTTTGGGAATGACTTTTCTGGACGAGTCCGAGGTGGACGTCCTGGTTACGGACATGAAAATGCCCGGGATGAGCGGTGAAGAGGTCCTTGACCGGGTCAAAAGGGATTATCCGCATATTCCCGTACTCATCATGACCGCCTTTGGGAGTATCGACAATGCCGTGGAGGCCATGAAATGCGGAGCCTTTGATTATATCACAAAGCCTTTTTCCAATGAAGACCTGTTGCTGTCGGTGAACAAGGCCATGAAATTGGCCCGGGCCGAACAGAAGAATCGCCTTTTACGCCAGTCCATCACCCAGCAGTTTGGCAAACATCACATCCTGGGCCAGTCCAAGGCCATCATGGAGGTCCTGGCTCTCATGGACAGGGTGGCGGGCTCCAAGAGTTCGGTCCTTGTCACGGGGGAGTCGGGCACGGGCAAGGAACTCGTTGCTCGGGGTATTCATGCTTCATCGGACAGACGGGACAATCCGTTCATTTCCGTGAACTGCATGTCATTGAATCCCGGGGTATTGGAAAGTGAGCTTTTTGGGCATGAAAAGGGTTCCTTTACCGGAGCCGTGGCCAGAAAGCGGGGGCGGTTCGAACAGGCCCATGGCGGAACCCTGTTTCTTGACGAGATCGGCGAACTTTCTGCGGAGTTGCAGGTCAAGTTGCTGCGCGTCCTTCAGGAACGGGTCATCGAACGGGTGGGAGGGACCACGCCCATTGAGGTGGACTTCAGGCTCATCTGCGCCACCAACAGAGATCTCAAGGCCGAGGTCGAACAAGGGCGATTCCGAGAGGATCTCTTTTATCGTCTCAACGTGGTCCACATCCACGTCCCCCCCCTGCGCGAGCGCAGGGAGGACATTCCCCTGCTGGCCGCCCAGTTTCTGCTTCGATATGCCAGGGAAAACGAGTTGCCCGACAAGACCCTGTCCACCAAGGCGTTGCAGGCTTTGACCGCTTATGAGTGGCCAGGCAATGTCCGCCAACTCCAAAATGTCATCGAACGGAGCGTGGTACTCTCTCCTCATGAAACCATTGAACCAGATGATCTGCCTGCCGAGATCAGGGATGAGGAAACCCAGTTCAAGAGTGCTGTGGATCTGCTGCCTTCGGAATTGGATCTGGCCCGGACCATGGAAAAGATCGAGGCCGCTCTTATCCGCAGGGCTCTGGTTCAAAGCCGGTTTATCAAGGTCAAGGCCGCGGAACTTTTGGGTATTTCAAAAAGCCTTTTGCAGTATAAGCTCAAGAAATACAGCATCTCTTCGCGTCCCTGA
- a CDS encoding adenosine-specific kinase yields MELLTVPLEKPQDMNCILGQSHFIKTVEDLHEAMVNAVPMAKFGIAFCEASQDCLVRYSGTDPELVELAKKNAYALAAGHVFIILMKDLFPLNVLNAVKNVNEVCRVFCATANPVEVIIAQTTQGRGVLGVVDGFASKGIETEKDIAARKEFLRAIGYKG; encoded by the coding sequence ATGGAACTATTGACCGTACCCCTTGAAAAACCCCAGGACATGAATTGTATCCTTGGTCAATCCCATTTCATCAAGACGGTGGAAGATCTGCACGAAGCCATGGTCAATGCCGTGCCCATGGCCAAGTTCGGGATCGCCTTTTGCGAGGCCTCCCAGGACTGTCTGGTCCGGTACTCGGGAACCGATCCGGAACTCGTGGAGCTGGCCAAGAAAAATGCCTATGCCCTGGCTGCCGGACATGTGTTCATCATCCTCATGAAGGATTTGTTCCCCCTCAACGTGCTCAATGCCGTCAAGAACGTCAACGAGGTCTGTCGCGTGTTCTGCGCCACGGCCAATCCTGTTGAGGTTATCATTGCCCAGACCACGCAGGGCCGAGGAGTTCTGGGTGTTGTGGATGGGTTCGCCTCCAAGGGCATTGAGACCGAAAAAGACATTGCCGCGCGCAAGGAGTTTTTACGGGCCATCGGCTACAAGGGATAA
- a CDS encoding sensor histidine kinase has product MPNPLRPDPAHPFQIVKFLSWGSLILILGFSLFLSVFLANYARNMVLQKKKDFALLLAENLNHQIYQRFTLPTVLGFGRVQLKQKAQYKRLDQVVISTIHSFHVLDVRIYDTSSRIAYSMKEGALEKQEIGGRQVQEAIEKQRFNFELLSRLSNWHALFTLDPPARSFVLRTTYPLRAERKLGRLSEAGPLMGVLVFTQDITEDYEQVIHFQRLIIVTTFLSFLVLFFLLWVLIIRADRIFAERMREKKKLEDELHQNEKLASMGRMVASIAHEIRNPLGIIRSSAELLLKRARKEKDSRAGIIQAVLDEAERLGRIVNDFLDYARPKTPNRAVLDLCRIVDHVLAFLENDLEARQIAIVRDCPAKTLIQGDNDLLYRAVYNLVINATQAMDGPGTIRITAFELGREVILEICDTGSGFDADMLEKYLEPFYTTKDFGTGLGLSIVSTILQSHGARLELDNAPEGGGVVRIVFVRPDALA; this is encoded by the coding sequence TTGCCCAACCCACTTCGGCCGGATCCGGCCCATCCCTTTCAGATCGTCAAGTTTCTTTCGTGGGGATCGCTCATCTTGATCCTGGGGTTCAGTCTTTTTTTGTCCGTTTTTTTGGCAAATTATGCCCGCAACATGGTTTTGCAGAAAAAAAAGGACTTTGCCCTGCTTCTGGCCGAGAACCTGAATCATCAGATCTACCAGCGCTTCACCCTGCCCACGGTTTTGGGGTTTGGCCGGGTTCAGCTGAAGCAAAAGGCCCAGTACAAGCGGTTGGATCAGGTGGTTATCTCGACCATTCACAGCTTTCATGTTCTTGATGTGCGCATTTACGATACCTCCAGCCGGATCGCCTACAGCATGAAGGAGGGAGCACTGGAAAAGCAGGAGATAGGCGGACGTCAGGTTCAGGAGGCCATTGAAAAGCAGCGGTTCAATTTCGAGCTTCTCAGCCGTTTGTCCAACTGGCATGCCCTGTTCACCCTGGATCCTCCGGCCAGGTCTTTTGTCCTCAGAACCACGTATCCGCTGCGGGCCGAGCGGAAACTGGGACGGCTGAGCGAAGCCGGGCCCCTCATGGGGGTTCTGGTCTTCACCCAGGACATCACCGAGGATTACGAGCAGGTCATTCATTTTCAGCGGCTGATCATCGTAACCACGTTTTTGTCCTTTCTGGTTCTTTTTTTTCTGCTGTGGGTGCTGATCATCCGGGCCGACAGAATTTTTGCCGAGCGCATGCGGGAAAAGAAAAAACTGGAAGACGAACTGCACCAGAACGAAAAACTGGCTTCCATGGGCCGTATGGTCGCTTCCATTGCCCATGAGATCCGCAATCCCTTGGGAATCATCCGCAGCAGTGCAGAATTGCTGCTCAAAAGGGCCCGCAAGGAAAAGGACTCCCGGGCCGGGATCATCCAGGCGGTGCTGGACGAGGCCGAGCGGCTGGGCCGGATCGTGAACGATTTTCTGGACTATGCCCGGCCCAAAACTCCCAACAGGGCTGTTCTGGATCTGTGCCGCATTGTTGATCATGTTCTGGCCTTTCTGGAGAATGATCTCGAGGCCCGCCAGATTGCCATTGTCCGGGATTGTCCGGCCAAGACCCTGATCCAGGGAGACAACGATCTTTTGTACCGGGCCGTGTACAACCTGGTCATCAATGCCACCCAGGCCATGGACGGGCCGGGAACCATCCGGATCACCGCCTTTGAGCTGGGCCGGGAGGTGATTCTGGAAATCTGTGATACCGGTTCGGGATTTGATGCGGACATGCTCGAGAAGTATCTGGAGCCCTTTTATACCACCAAGGATTTCGGAACCGGTCTGGGGTTGTCCATTGTGTCCACCATTTTGCAGTCCCATGGGGCCCGACTGGAATTGGACAATGCCCCGGAAGGCGGAGGCGTGGTTCGTATCGTTTTTGTCCGGCCGGATGCATTGGCTTGA
- a CDS encoding ammonium transporter, with product MWLTGALVCAVLPTAALAESESLSQGNANILWTLMAAFLVMFMQAGFAMVETGFTRAKNAGNILMKNVMDFGVGSIAFLFVGFALMFGLDVGGVFGASGFGLSGVTPATPDGQWTLTFWFFQSVFCATAATIVSGGVAERTKFGSYLIVSLVLSTIIYPISGHWCWGSLWLGDSGAGWLEGMGFTDFAGSTVVHSVGGWIALAGAIVLGPRIGKYSPDGKAKAIPGHNIPLAALGVFILWFGWFGFNAGSTTTADGTIGYIAVNTSLAACAGAIGAMIMAWIKFGKPDTSMTLNGVLAGLVGITAGCYEVAPSGSILIGLMAGFLVVLSVEFIDKVLHIDDPVGAVSVHGVCGAFGTLVVGLFAAPGYGDQVGLFYGGGISLLLVQLVGIAVVFAWAFGTGLVLFKVIKAVCGIRVSETEELKGLDITEHGMESYNGFQIFTTE from the coding sequence ATGTGGCTTACGGGTGCCCTGGTGTGCGCCGTTCTTCCCACGGCAGCCCTTGCTGAATCGGAATCCCTTTCCCAGGGCAATGCCAATATCTTGTGGACACTGATGGCCGCTTTTCTGGTCATGTTCATGCAGGCCGGATTTGCCATGGTGGAGACCGGCTTTACCCGGGCCAAGAATGCCGGGAACATTCTCATGAAAAATGTCATGGATTTTGGTGTGGGCTCCATAGCCTTTTTATTTGTGGGCTTTGCCCTGATGTTCGGTCTGGATGTGGGGGGTGTTTTCGGAGCCAGTGGTTTTGGTCTTTCAGGGGTCACTCCGGCAACTCCGGATGGACAATGGACCCTGACATTCTGGTTCTTTCAGTCGGTATTTTGCGCCACTGCCGCCACCATTGTGTCGGGCGGAGTTGCTGAGCGAACCAAGTTCGGCTCGTATCTCATTGTCAGTCTGGTCCTTTCCACCATCATTTATCCCATTTCCGGCCATTGGTGCTGGGGCAGCCTGTGGCTTGGGGATTCCGGTGCCGGCTGGCTTGAAGGCATGGGATTCACCGATTTTGCCGGCTCCACGGTTGTCCACTCGGTGGGAGGCTGGATAGCCCTTGCCGGAGCCATTGTCCTTGGTCCCCGCATTGGCAAATATTCTCCGGACGGTAAGGCCAAAGCCATTCCCGGGCATAACATCCCTCTGGCCGCACTGGGCGTGTTTATCCTCTGGTTCGGGTGGTTCGGTTTCAATGCCGGCAGCACCACCACGGCCGATGGAACCATCGGGTACATCGCCGTCAACACGTCCCTGGCCGCTTGTGCCGGTGCCATTGGTGCCATGATCATGGCCTGGATCAAGTTTGGCAAGCCTGACACCTCCATGACCTTGAATGGCGTGCTCGCCGGACTGGTGGGAATCACGGCCGGATGTTACGAGGTCGCTCCTTCCGGGTCCATTCTCATCGGGCTTATGGCGGGCTTTCTGGTGGTCCTGTCTGTGGAGTTCATCGACAAGGTTCTGCACATTGATGATCCTGTTGGCGCGGTTTCCGTGCACGGCGTTTGCGGTGCCTTTGGTACCCTGGTGGTTGGTCTGTTCGCGGCCCCGGGATACGGGGATCAGGTCGGCCTGTTCTATGGCGGCGGCATCAGCCTTTTGCTGGTCCAGCTTGTGGGCATAGCCGTTGTTTTTGCCTGGGCGTTTGGCACCGGTCTGGTTCTCTTCAAGGTTATCAAGGCTGTCTGCGGCATCAGGGTCAGTGAAACCGAAGAGCTCAAGGGACTGGATATTACCGAACACGGCATGGAGTCC
- a CDS encoding pyridoxal phosphate-dependent aminotransferase yields the protein MRLSQRINQIQPSATLAMNALTQKLRDQGKEVISLAVGQPDFSTPDHVCAAAHAAIDQGFTRYTAVPGIQELRTAVAGYFKRFYNVNAGADNVVVTNGGKQSLFNLFQCLLDPGDEVLLPAPYWVSYPAMIQLAQGRSVIVPTEPDEDFLVSVEALEAHRTDATRMLVLNTPSNPTGCHYPRERVDEIAQWAVDHDIFVISDEIYDQLVYAPGKPVSLSTWWEKHPERFAVVNGLAKSFAMTGWRIGYTLAGDSLIKALSKIQSQCTSNICSIAQKAALAALTGPWEPVVMMREAFAVRRNMALEHVRSWPHVVCPAPVGAFYLFPKVDHYYNDEVRDSTALCAYILEKAGVALVPGAAFGDDRCVRISYALDEATILLALDKIRDVLTSLG from the coding sequence ATGCGACTTTCACAACGGATCAACCAGATCCAGCCCTCGGCCACACTGGCCATGAACGCTTTGACCCAGAAACTCCGGGACCAGGGAAAAGAGGTCATCAGCCTGGCTGTGGGGCAACCCGATTTTTCCACCCCGGATCATGTCTGCGCAGCCGCCCATGCGGCCATTGATCAGGGATTCACCAGGTATACGGCTGTTCCCGGTATCCAGGAACTCAGGACGGCTGTGGCCGGGTATTTCAAACGATTTTACAATGTAAACGCCGGGGCTGACAACGTTGTGGTGACCAACGGGGGCAAACAGTCTCTGTTCAATCTTTTCCAATGCCTGCTTGATCCGGGTGACGAGGTGCTTCTTCCTGCTCCCTATTGGGTCAGTTATCCGGCCATGATCCAGCTTGCCCAGGGAAGATCGGTCATCGTGCCCACAGAGCCGGATGAGGATTTTCTGGTGTCCGTGGAGGCCCTGGAAGCCCATAGAACCGATGCCACCCGGATGCTTGTGCTCAACACCCCGTCCAACCCCACGGGATGTCATTATCCCAGGGAGCGGGTGGACGAAATCGCCCAGTGGGCCGTGGATCATGATATTTTTGTCATCTCCGACGAGATTTACGACCAGCTGGTGTATGCTCCGGGCAAACCGGTTTCCCTGTCCACCTGGTGGGAAAAACATCCCGAACGCTTTGCCGTGGTCAATGGACTGGCCAAGAGTTTTGCCATGACCGGGTGGCGGATCGGGTACACCCTTGCAGGAGATTCCCTGATCAAGGCCCTGTCCAAGATCCAGAGCCAGTGTACTTCCAACATCTGCTCCATTGCCCAAAAGGCAGCACTGGCTGCCTTGACCGGACCCTGGGAGCCCGTTGTCATGATGCGCGAGGCCTTTGCCGTCCGGCGGAACATGGCCCTTGAACATGTCCGGTCCTGGCCGCATGTGGTCTGCCCGGCCCCGGTGGGGGCGTTTTATCTTTTCCCCAAGGTGGATCATTATTATAACGATGAAGTCAGGGATTCCACGGCCCTTTGTGCGTACATCCTGGAAAAGGCCGGTGTTGCGCTGGTTCCGGGAGCCGCCTTTGGGGACGACCGGTGCGTGCGCATTTCCTACGCCCTGGACGAAGCAACCATTTTGTTGGCCCTGGACAAAATCCGCGATGTTCTGACCTCCCTGGGGTAA
- the pgi gene encoding glucose-6-phosphate isomerase, giving the protein MTRNTEQTPAWTALKAHAQDMKHVHMRTLFDEDPDRFGMFSRRVGSILFDFSKNRITDTTMDLLLALAKERGVDEGIAAMFAGERINVTENRAVLHTALRNRSDRPVVLDGRDVMVDVRAVWEKMRDFTQMVREGVWTGYTGKAITDVVNIGIGGSDLGPKMATMALAHYSHPRMRFHFVSNVDGTHLATTLQDLSPETTLFLVASKTFTTQETMTNAWSARNWLLDHAGDTQAVARHFVAMSTNQQGVQDFGIDPDNMFVFWDWVGGRYSLWSAIGLSIALSIGMDGFEELLQGAYEIDEHFRTAALVDNVPVIMGLLGIWYRNFMGAQSQAILPYDQYLERFPAYLQQADMESNGKSVTREGERVASQTGPILWGEPGTNGQHAFYQLLHQGTTLVPCDFLAPAHSLHPLGDHHEKLLANFFAQTEALMRGRTLDEAKAELASQGLSPLEIEKLAPHKVFPGNRPSNSLLFERLDPQTLGSLIALYEHKIFVQGWIWGINSFDQMGVELGKELAGRILPELVQDEPVMVHDSSTNGLINYWKKLRRKG; this is encoded by the coding sequence ATGACAAGGAATACGGAGCAGACTCCCGCCTGGACGGCCCTGAAGGCTCACGCCCAAGACATGAAGCACGTGCACATGCGGACCCTGTTTGATGAAGATCCGGACAGGTTTGGCATGTTTTCCCGGCGGGTCGGGTCCATTTTGTTCGATTTTTCCAAGAACAGGATCACGGATACGACCATGGACCTCCTCTTGGCCCTGGCCAAGGAACGCGGGGTGGATGAGGGGATCGCGGCCATGTTCGCGGGCGAGCGGATCAATGTGACCGAGAACCGGGCTGTTCTGCACACGGCCTTGCGCAACCGCTCGGACAGACCGGTGGTCCTTGATGGCCGCGATGTGATGGTTGATGTCCGGGCCGTTTGGGAGAAGATGCGCGATTTTACCCAAATGGTCCGGGAAGGTGTATGGACGGGCTATACGGGGAAGGCAATCACCGATGTGGTCAATATCGGCATTGGCGGGTCGGATCTCGGTCCGAAGATGGCGACCATGGCCTTGGCTCATTACTCCCACCCGAGGATGCGTTTTCATTTTGTGTCCAATGTGGACGGGACCCATCTGGCCACAACCCTGCAGGACCTTTCTCCGGAGACCACCCTGTTTCTGGTGGCCTCCAAGACCTTCACCACCCAGGAGACCATGACCAATGCCTGGTCCGCCCGGAACTGGTTGCTCGATCACGCAGGAGATACCCAGGCTGTTGCCAGGCATTTTGTGGCCATGTCCACCAACCAGCAAGGCGTACAGGACTTTGGCATTGATCCCGACAACATGTTCGTGTTCTGGGATTGGGTCGGCGGACGATACTCCCTGTGGTCGGCCATTGGCCTGTCCATTGCTCTGTCCATTGGCATGGATGGATTCGAGGAATTGCTCCAGGGGGCGTATGAAATTGACGAGCATTTCCGTACTGCGGCCCTGGTGGACAATGTTCCGGTGATCATGGGTTTATTGGGTATCTGGTACCGTAATTTCATGGGTGCCCAGTCCCAGGCCATTCTTCCCTATGACCAGTACCTGGAACGCTTTCCCGCCTATTTGCAGCAGGCAGACATGGAGAGTAACGGCAAGTCCGTGACCCGTGAGGGAGAGCGGGTTGCCAGCCAGACCGGTCCGATCCTGTGGGGGGAGCCAGGGACCAACGGACAGCATGCCTTTTACCAGCTTTTGCACCAGGGAACGACCCTGGTACCCTGTGACTTTCTGGCCCCTGCCCATTCCCTGCATCCCCTTGGGGATCATCATGAAAAGTTGCTGGCCAATTTTTTTGCCCAGACCGAGGCCCTCATGCGTGGCAGAACCCTTGACGAGGCCAAGGCGGAACTGGCTTCCCAGGGGCTGTCTCCCCTTGAGATTGAAAAGCTTGCACCGCACAAGGTTTTTCCGGGCAACCGGCCGAGCAATTCCCTTCTGTTCGAACGGCTTGATCCCCAAACCCTGGGCAGTCTCATCGCCTTGTACGAACACAAGATCTTTGTTCAGGGATGGATCTGGGGGATCAATTCCTTTGACCAGATGGGCGTGGAACTGGGCAAGGAGCTGGCAGGCAGAATCCTTCCCGAGCTGGTGCAGGATGAACCCGTCATGGTCCATGACAGTTCGACCAACGGGCTGATCAATTATTGGAAGAAATTGCGTCGAAAAGGATGA